One genomic window of Punica granatum isolate Tunisia-2019 chromosome 1, ASM765513v2, whole genome shotgun sequence includes the following:
- the LOC116192284 gene encoding FAM10 family protein At4g22670, protein MQAETKENGLRSFFLVAAQHRFFTEPSPKAGNCDPSAHSRARSAAVTGVMDPARVSQLKHFVDMCKSNPSVLADPSLSFFRDYLESLGANLPPSAYGPGGSKSKDHVVEESDEDMADTEAAAPKVEEEEEDEIIESDIEIEGEIVEPDNDPPQKMGDPSIEVTEENRDASQSAKAQAMEALSEGNLEKAVEQLTEAITLNPTSAIMYATRATVYIKMKKPNAAIRDANAALEINPDSAKGYKSRGMARAMLGQWEEAAKDLHVASKLDYDEEISAVLKKVEPNAHRIEEHRRKYDRLRKEREERKLERERQRRRAEAQAAYEKAKKQEQSSSSRKPSGMPGGFPGGMPGGFPGGMPGGFPGSTPGGMPGGFPGSTPGGMPGNVDFSKILNDPDLMTAFKDPEIMAALQDVMKNPANLAKHQANPKVAPIIAKMMSKFAGPQ, encoded by the exons ATGCAGGCGGAGACGAAAGAAAACGGTCTCCGCTCTTTCTTCCTCGTCGCAGCGCAGCACCGCTTCTTTACAGAACCATCCCCCAAAGCTGGTAACTGCGATCCTTCAGCACACTCGAGAGCTCGCTCGGCGGCGGTGACCGGCGTTATGGATCCGGCGAGAGTGAGCCAGTTGAAGCATTTCGTCGACATGTGCAAGTCCAATCCCTCCGTCCTTGCCGAtccttctctctccttcttccGCGACTACCTCGAGAG CCTCGGAGCAAATCTCCCTCCCTCGGCGTACGGGCCCGGCGGCTCCAAATCG AAGGACCATGTCGTGGAGGAGAGCGATGAGGACATGGCTGACACTGAAGCAGCAGCGCCGAAAgtagaagaggaagaggaggatgaGATAATTGAGTCAGACATCGAGATTGAAGGCGAGATTGTCGAGCCTGATAATGATCCTCCTCAGAAG ATGGGTGACCCGTCTATTGAAGTTACTGAGGAGAACCGTGATGCATCTCAATCGGCGAAGGCGCAAGCTATGGAAGCTCTTTCTGAAG GTAACTTGGAGAAGGCGGTTGAGCAGCTTACAGAGGCAATTACCTTGAATCCAACCTCAGCAATTATGTATGCAACTAGAG CTACTGTGTATATTAAGATGAAGAAGCCAAATGCTGCTATAAGGGATGCCAATGCTGCTCTGGAG ATTAATCCAGACTCTGCGAAGGGCTACAAATCCCGGGGTATGGCTCGAGCAATGCTGGGTCAGTGGGAAGAGGCTGCAAAGGATCTACATGTAGCATCAAAATTGGATTACGATGAAGAAATAAGTGCTGTGCTTAAGAAG GTTGAACCAAATGCTCACAGAATCGAGGAACACCGCCGGAAATATGATAGGCTGCGcaaagaaagggaagaaaGGAAACTTGAGCGTGAGAGACAGCGCCGTCGTGCAGAAGCTCAA GCTGCATATGAGAAGGCAAAGAAACAAGAGCAATCTTCTTCTAGTAGAAAGCCAAGTGGAATGCCTGGTGGATTTCCAGGTGGGATGCCTGGAGGATTTCCTGGGGGGATGCCTGGAGGTTTCCCAGGGAGCACACCTGGAGGGATGCCTGGAGGTTTCCCAGGGAGCACGCCTGGAGGGATGCCTGGGAATGTTGATTTTAGTAAAATCTTGAAT GATCCCGATCTGATGACTGCTTTCAAGGACCCAGAGATCATGGCTGCTCTTCAAGATG TGATGAAGAACCCTGCTAATCTTGCCAAGCATCAAGCAAATCCAAAGGTAGCTCCTATCATTGCTAAGATGATGAGCAAGTTCGCAGGTCCCCAATGA